The following DNA comes from Castor canadensis chromosome 15, mCasCan1.hap1v2, whole genome shotgun sequence.
ATATACccacaaaaaaatggaaagtgaCACTCAAGCTTCTCCACCAGGACCACAAGGGCAGGCCTGATTCCTGCACACCTTGGTGCCAGAGTCCTGCAAACACTAACATTCTCATGCTTCCTCTTGGGTTCCAGATGCTAGATGTTGCTAGGAGCTGGGATGCTAGCAAAAACCTTAGACTCACTTCTGTCCCTTCCCCTGCCCCAGGGCTGAGCTCAGGAGCCAGGTGACACCCCAGCAGCAATAGCCACTCTTACCACATATCGATGCTGGTAGTCTGGGTGGTGGTTCCCAGCAGTAGCTCAGGGGCTCGGTACCTGTAGACAGAGGCCCCACTTCACCTTTGGCCAGCTCCTGTCCTCCAGCCTGAGCTGAGTATCTGCAGGGCTCCTGATAGCAGCCTGAGCAATAAGACTGCTTTCTTGAAGCTTGGACTGCCTTCTGATTTAAGCCTAAAGACTCAGGCAACACATGGTTACAGCTGCCACTGAAGGATACCAAGTGTACTGTGTGTTAGAAGAAACAGGGACCCTCAGCACAGACCTACCACCATCAGCCTGCTTTCAGATGGGGGTTAAGTCTTTAACTATGACCCTGTTCTGCCTGTTAAAAACGCAACTACACAAAATTCCATAAGCACAAACCCTTCAGTGTGGAGCACCCTCCCTttcctgggatggcttcaaagcCAGGCTGTTTCTGGATAGACCTCAAGTGGACAAGGCAGGTTCCTCGAGGCTACTGAGCCTATTACTCATTTCCTGGGACAGCCCTACTCTGTCCTGAGAATCGATCATGGATGcagcttttgtatttttttttggcagaacttcagagcctcacacttgctaggcaggtgctcttactgcttcagccacttGGCCAGACCTTTttgtgtgatgggatttttttcagatagagtctcaggaaCCATTtgccctgagctggcttcaaactatgatctctgcctcctgtgtagctaggattacaggcatgagccactggcacctggctttataAATGTGTGCCACCCTGCAGCTTCAGACTCTAGACCCATTTGTAGCAGCAGTCTTACAACTCCAAAGAGCCCTGCACCAGGCACCCATCCCCATGTCCATCATGTTTCTGAGGGACTCACCAGAGGGTAACCACCTTGGGGGTCATTGGCTTTACTGGAACACCATATGCCCGGGCCAGGCCGAAATCCGCTGCACCAGaggcagagaagggagggaaagcaACACCCAGTGAAAGCTGATAAATTGCTGTCCGAGAACAGAGCCAGACTCAGGTGCCCTGGGGCTAGAAAGGCAGATAAGCCAGCCTCTGGCCTTCAGGGCACTTAAGAGGACCCAACATTCCCTGCCCCAAGGGCATGCTCATGGATGTCCACCTCCACGCAAGCAGAGCCTACACCCACCTGTTTTTACACAGCCTTTGTCTGTCATGAGCAGGTTGGAGACCTTCAGGTCCCTGTGACAGAAAGAGGACACTGGTGTTCCCAGGAAGTGAAGTGAGCACCACAGTCGACCCTTAAAACgctttccctaacttttttttttttttggtggggctggggtttgaacttggggcttgatgcttgcaagcactctactgcttgagccacacctccagtccattttgctctggatattttttggagatgggggtctcacaatttACCTgtattggcctcaaaccatgatcttctagctctcaacctcccaagaagctaggattatagacatgaccaCCATCACCCTGACCCTGCTTTCCCTCAAATTTGAGCCTTTTAAAAGTAGAGGGTGAGCAGTAGAGAGGATACTGGCAGTGGGAAATGCCAGTACTCTCAGTAACTCTAAGGAAGAGTCAGAGCCAGGATGTAGCCCTGGGTGCTCCTCCAGTAGCCCCAGCACAAAGGCTGCACAGCTGGGCTCCAGGACTCAGGCCCCTCCATTCACAGCCAGCTCCTGGCCTGAGAATCAAAGTCCAAGCAGGTAAAGTGCTCTCCTCACCCAGGCCTTGGGCCACTGTCTCTATCCACCCACCCTTTTTCCCAGAGAGCAGACAAAGGCTTCTCAGATTTATCTGGTCCTTCCCCAGGAGCAATTAGAGAACTTCTGCTAGTATCTGCTCCTCTCCTGGAGGACACTTGAAAATTAGAAGTGTGCAGCACCTGTGCACTCCCTCTACCTCCTGCCCACCTGTGGATGATGAAGTTCTTGTGCAGGTACTGGAGGCCCCTGAGCACCTGTAGCATGATGCACTTGACCTGTGTGGAAGTCCAGAAGGATCAGTCAGGGAGAGCCTGAGGTGCCTGGGCACACCACATCCATATTACATGGCAGAACCAGCAGTCACTAGTGGCCTCTGGAGCTCAGTGATTGCTGTGTCCTGTACAGCTGGGACAGTAGTGCTGTCACCTCTCCTTCCCATGACCCCTGCATGTTGTGCTGAGATGCCAGCTCACAGAATCCTGTGGTGCCCCTAAGCAGTAACTTGTTGGTGCTGTACAGGAGGCAGTGGCAACTCCACACAGACCCAGCAGCCATGTTCAGTACAAATGTACAGTAACCAGGGCTTGTGAAGCACCTCCACTACACACCTGGGACTCAGAGAAGGGGGTTGGCATATTCTCCAGGAGGCTAGCCAGATCCTGCTCACAGTAACCCATCACCAGGAAGAtgctggaaggaagaaaagacatatggtACCTCCTGTCTTCTCCCTAGTGGGCAAAGAAAGAAGCCTCCCCTGCTGCAGAAAGGGTGACCTGTATCCCAGGAAGAGGGTGGGCTCAGCAGGAGTAGAGGTCAAGAGACTGCACACCTCTCCAGGTGGTTCCCCACAACCACCTCCTTCAGCTCCACGATGTTGGGATGGCGAAGGCGCAGGAGAAGTGTGATCTCCCGCAGGCTGCTGATGGGGATGCCTGCAACCACAGAAGGGCTCAGTGATCTCCTGCCACTCTCTGGGCTCTAAAACACCCAATACAAGATGCTGTCACTGTCTCCACCTCAGGGAGAATCAGAGCCTCCTAACACCACTCATCAGAGACAGTGTGACAGAGCACCCATGGAGCATGAAGGCAGGTGTGTGGGAGAGGGTGACagatgagctgagatggaagtGAGGTGAATCACCAGACAGGAGAGAGAACAAGGGATAGAGAAAATGCAGAATCCTCCAGACAGAAGGGGAGGGAAACTGGCCGGCTCAGGGGACTCAGGCTCAGACTGGGAGTGACAGGCCAGGCCACCATCTTTAACCACTAGGTAGACACTCTCAGGATTCAGTCCTGGGACAAAGTCAGGTAACTGGCACCTCTACACTGTTCTGCTTTAAGGTTCCAGCTGGGATGGTCCTAACAACCCTCTCTCCACTCACCATCCTTCTCCTTGTCCATCCGCACCTTCTTCAAGGCAACAATCTCATCTGTCTGGGTGTCCCTGGCTCGATCTGAAATGGAGGCACATCTCTGATGGAGCCCACACCAAACGCTATCACAGGCCCCTCCCCACACAGGAGTCCCTTCCTGAATTTCTCTGACAACCTAATGCCCAGCAACGCTCAGTGTTCCCTATGTGTAAGCAACACCATTAGCCCAAACCTAGGGGTTTCATTAGAGCTGGGTATAGCATGCCCAGTTCTTCTCTCTGTCCTGAAACCTGGCTTCTAGCAACTCAAGTAGTAATAAGCTGGGTATTCTCCCTCTCAGCAGGTAGGTCACTGTTTTGTGTTCAAGTTTAGAAAAAAACAACCCTTATTTTGTGCAAAGATGGCTCCACAAAGCCTTTTGTTGATCTGTGCAACTTCCACCGATTTGGCAGAATGACTGACACCAGTAGAGCTGTTGGGTACTGACTGAGCTTTTGGAAGTGGGACATTTCATTGACCAGTTGTCTCCACTCCCTGGTTACATATTTGGGTTTCTGACACTAACAATCCCAAGCTTATGTGTATCTAGACATGGTGTAAAATTTGTGGAAATTATAGAAGGAACTGAAGTTCCTGGTTTGGAGCACAAGGTATGAGCCTTCCGGCCCCAACACAGATGCCACTGTGTAACCCCATTTCCCAATCATCAGAACCACAAGCTGTGGCTCCAGGCTCCCTTTCTTGGCCACTCACACACAATGCCATAGGTGCCCTCGCCGATGCGGTTCAGCTTCTCAAACTCCTTCACGCTCCGGCATTGTCCCAGCTGAAAGAGAGGTGCTGTCAGCATAGGAATTTGGAAGCCAAAGCAACAACTGAGGATGGGTATTTCATGTGTGCTTGGTACTGACAAACCTGCTCACATCTCATCAAACAGAAAAGCTTTTCTGATGAGAATGGAGATGACACCAGGCCCACTTTGAATGAAATACCAAAGGTGGCTTAACTACTGTCTTAAATCCTCTGTTACTAGACATCTGCTGTCTAGTTACAGTAGCCACCACCCAGGTCTAGGGCAGAAGATACTGTCTCTACCCCGTTCATACCTAAAGAACCAAATCAGAATGGCAACTTCCACGACCTTCACCTGGCTTCTCAGACCGTCTCCTGTGCTTCCTGTTCACTCTTCCAGTCTCCTCTCAGTTGGGACTTTGCCCTACCCCCTGGGTCTGGCatgccaccattttttttttttttgcggtactggggcttgaactcaggacctacaccttgagccactccaccagcccttgtatgtgaagttttttttgtttttgtttttgaggatcttgggaactattttccaggctggcttggaaccacgaacctcttgatctctgcctcctgagtagctagaatgacaggcctgagccaccggcgcccggctCCCCCCTTCTCTAAAGTGTCCAAATCCTGGCCACACCTCCTGGTCCAAAAGAAATGCCAGCCCTTCTACAAAACTCTTCCTGCTCTGAGTACCACTCCTTTCTCGAAAATCCCTGATCCTTTTGTCTTGAGGCACTGTCCTCCCCTTTAAGAGCAGAattctaacaacaacaacaacaaaagcagaatTCTGTCTCATTGAGGTGGCCCCAGAGTTCATACGGAGCTCTGGACTTCGGGCTCCAGCGACACATATGCAGGCAGCAGGCTCAGGCTGCAAACTCGGTCACACTGTTAGCGAGGCTTCCTGGGCACGTGACTTGGCCTCTCAACGAATCAGAAAACACAATCCACGAATTGTCTACCTTGGTAAAAATCTCCTAGCGCCCTAAGGTTCACCTTCCCGGTCACACAAAAGGGACAGTAACAGAACTCGCGGCCAAGGGTCTTTGGGAGGGCAGGAAGGCAAAATGAGAGCTGCCTGGTTGCAGGTGAGGACCGGGAGCCTCCAATTCTCCTCTCGGGCATACTCTTGTCCACCCCTAGCCGCTCTTGCAGAGCCCGGCGCGGGAACGGAGTTCGAAAACACAGAAGTCTGACCCAGAGCTGGTCCggtcccgccccgccccgccccgccccgcccctcccctccccgaCCCCGCCCCACCGTTCCTAGCCACGCCCCTCCCCGACCCCGCCCCACCGTTCCTAGCCACGCCCCCGCCGGCCCAGGAGGCCGGGCAGCAGGTCCTCAGGCGGCTTCCCACTCCAGCCGCAGGGAACTCTGGGACTGTCGTTCCCGCCGACC
Coding sequences within:
- the Cdk10 gene encoding cyclin-dependent kinase 10 isoform X1, translating into MAEPDPDPEQIRLKCIRKEGFFTVPAEHRLGQCRSVKEFEKLNRIGEGTYGIVYRARDTQTDEIVALKKVRMDKEKDGIPISSLREITLLLRLRHPNIVELKEVVVGNHLESIFLVMGYCEQDLASLLENMPTPFSESQVKCIMLQVLRGLQYLHKNFIIHRDLKVSNLLMTDKGCVKTAIYQLSLGVAFPPFSASGAADFGLARAYGVPVKPMTPKVVTLWYRAPELLLGTTTQTTSIDMWAVGCILAELLAHKPLLPGTSEIHQIDLIVQLLGTPSENIWPGFSKLPLAGQYSLRKQPYNNLKHKFPWLSEAGLRLLNFLFMYDPKKRATAGDCLESSYFKEKPLPCEPELMPTFPHHRNKRAVPATSEGQSKRCKP
- the Cdk10 gene encoding cyclin-dependent kinase 10 isoform X2, with the translated sequence MAEPDPDPEQIRLKCIRKEGFFTVPAEHRLGQCRSVKEFEKLNRIGEGTYGIVYRARDTQTDEIVALKKVRMDKEKDGIPISSLREITLLLRLRHPNIVELKEVVVGNHLESIFLVMGYCEQDLASLLENMPTPFSESQVKCIMLQVLRGLQYLHKNFIIHRDLKVSNLLMTDKGCVKTADFGLARAYGVPVKPMTPKVVTLWYRAPELLLGTTTQTTSIDMWAVGCILAELLAHKPLLPGTSEIHQIDLIVQLLGTPSENIWPGFSKLPLAGQYSLRKQPYNNLKHKFPWLSEAGLRLLNFLFMYDPKKRATAGDCLESSYFKEKPLPCEPELMPTFPHHRNKRAVPATSEGQSKRCKP